The Macaca fascicularis isolate 582-1 chromosome 11, T2T-MFA8v1.1 genomic sequence CACGGGAAGAAGGGGGCGGGGCGCCACTTAGGTTCGGGAAGACGCGACGCGGCTCCTCGGGCTTCCAGCGTCCACTTCCTACGGCAAGCGGGAAGAGACAAGCGCCGCCCCGCGCTCGCGGAGCAGACCCCGGCTCTCCCCTCCCGGGCCGCAGGGGTCGTGTGTGTGAGTGGGTACGCGTGTGTGTACGCAGGGCCGCTCCGCGCCCCTCGCTCCGTTTCGGTGCTGATCGACCGCCGCGGCGCCGAATTTCCCCCGCTTCCCAGTTCCTCACCCGCGTGTCCCGGAAGGCGCCCGGAGGCCCCCTGGCCGCCGCGTCACGCtcccgggaggctgagggaaaggGAGGCAGCCGGGCCGGGAGCCCGGGGAGGCGCGCTGCGCCCGCggcggggctgggggcggggctaGGTGTCTCGCGCAGGGGGCGGGGCGCGGTGACGTCGCGGGCGCCCGGGCCGTGctgtggcggcggcggcggcggctgtggtagtggcggtggcggcggtagtggcggcggcggcgcccgggcggcagcggcggcagcagcagcagcggcagcccTGAGAAGGGTGAGACGGGCGCGACGGCGGCGGCAGCGCGGAAGTCGCGCGGGACCCAGAGCTTCCCCCGTGTCGCTAGCGCTGAGGCTTTTTGCCTTTCCTGCCCAGCTTCTTGCTCACGGCCCGGGCTGGGCTGGGCGACGCGCCCCCGGGGAGGGGCGGAGCTGTAGGTGAGGCTTCGCGACCCCCTCCCCCTCCCGGCCAGcccgggggtggggaggggcgggCCCCACCCAGACCACGGCGCCCACCCGCCGGCTCCACCCAGCCAGGCTCCGGGATTGGGCGGGAGCCGAGGCGGTGGATGTGGGGATCCTGGGGCGGGAGGTCGGGGACTGGGGTCTGGGGCTCTGGGCACTTGGGGAGCGGAGGGGGGG encodes the following:
- the LOC141407996 gene encoding uncharacterized protein, whose amino-acid sequence is MPVCAAPRVSACPQQPRSVPALVPRRWAAPGAGNGPREEGGGAPLRFGKTRRGSSGFQRPLPTASGKRQAPPRARGADPGSPLPGRRGRVCEWVRVCVRRAAPRPSLRFGADRPPRRRISPASQFLTRVSRKAPGGPLAAASRSREAEGKGGSRAGSPGRRAAPAAGLGAGLGVSRRGRGAVTSRAPGPCCGGGGGGCGSGGGGGSGGGGARAAAAAAAAAAALRRVRRARRRRQRGSRAGPRASPVSLALRLFAFPAQLLAHGPGWAGRRAPGEGRSCRYDVRYFFKIGQLGTFF